From Jiangella mangrovi:
CGCCTCACGCCGGGAGTCGTCCGCGTGGGAGACACGGTCCGCAGGCCCATCGGTTCGCATTCCGAGTTCACCGCGGCGCTGCTCCGCCTGCTCGAAGAACGTGGCTTCGACGGCGCACCCCGCCACCTGGGCACCGATGCCGCCGGCCGCGACATCCTGAGCTTTCTGGACGGCGAGGTCCCGGCCCGATTCCGCCCGTGGGCCGACGACCAGGTGCACGCCGCCGCGGCGCTGCTGCGCCGCTTCCACGACGCGACTCGCGGAAGCCGGCTGACCGGCCCGGATCCCGTCGTCTGCCATCACGACCCCGGCCCCAACAACACCGTCTTCCGTGCCGAGCTGCCGGTCGCGCTCATCGACTTCGACCTCGCCGCGCCGGGCGAGCCGCTCGAGGACGTCGGCTACCTGGCGTGGACCTGGTGCGTCTCGTCAAAGGATTCCGCACCGAGCCCTGATGTGCAGGCCCATCAGCTGTGGATCGCGGCCGACGGATACGGCCTCGACCGCGAGCAGCGGCAGGGGCTGGTCGACGCCATGCTCGAGCGCCAGGAACGCAACGCGCGGTGGTGGGCCGCCTGCACCGAGCCCGCGGCGCCGGAGCGCGCGGCGTGGTCGTGGCGCGAGCACGCCTTCACCCGCGCCCACCGCGAGAGGTTCACGGCTGGTCTCGGCGTCGACGGCGGCGGGCGGCGATGACGTCGCGGATCGGCGGGACGACGACGCCGCTCTCGGCCATGCGGCGGCGGGCCAGCCGGCGTGAGCGCAGGATCCCGATCAGCCCGATCGCCCACATGACGTACTGCACGCACATCGCGACCCGGAAGTCGCCCAGGTCGTAGGACGTCGAGCCGCCCGAGCGGGCATCGAGCACGAGGCCGATCGCCAGGATCGTCAGCAGCGAGGCCAGGAAGCCTCCCACGTTGACGATGCCCGTGGCGGTGCCGAGCCGGTTCGGCGGGTTGAAGGTGCGGGCGAAGTCGAAGCCGATCATCGAACCGGGGCCGCTGAGCGCCATCGACAGCACCAGCAGGACCAGCAGCCAGCCCGGCGCGCGGCCGGACAGCAGCAGGACGGCGGTCCAGGCGGCCGCGTTCGCGACCACGATCCCGAGCACCAGCCACGAGCGGCGCAGCGGATGCCGTTGCACCATGACACCGATGACCGGCCCCGCGACGACGCCGGCGAGCACCGTCAGCGTCAGCAGGGCGCCGGCGGCGGTCTCGGACAGCCCCTCGCCGGACACCAGGAACGGGAAGCCCCACATCAGCGCGAACACCGTGCCGGAGAACTGCGTCGTGAAGTGGGTCCACAGCCCCAGTCGCGTGCCCGGGTGCCGCCAGGCCTTGACGAGATCCGCACCGAGGTGGCGCATCGAGCGGTCCTGCACCGGCTGGGCGCGCGCCGACGGGGTGTCGCGCAGCGCGGCAGCGGCGAGGACGCACACCAGGACGCCGGTCGCGGCCGCGGAGCCGAACGCCGCGCTCCACCCGTAGGAGTGC
This genomic window contains:
- a CDS encoding phosphotransferase; protein product: MGDTVRRPIGSHSEFTAALLRLLEERGFDGAPRHLGTDAAGRDILSFLDGEVPARFRPWADDQVHAAAALLRRFHDATRGSRLTGPDPVVCHHDPGPNNTVFRAELPVALIDFDLAAPGEPLEDVGYLAWTWCVSSKDSAPSPDVQAHQLWIAADGYGLDREQRQGLVDAMLERQERNARWWAACTEPAAPERAAWSWREHAFTRAHRERFTAGLGVDGGGRR
- a CDS encoding MFS transporter, whose translation is MPTPRRAWMIWAVGISAYIVAVMHRTTFGVAGLDAADRFDVSASVLASFVVLQLVVYAGLQIPIGLLLDRVGGRRLVIAGALLMAAGQLLLAVAESVPMAAAGRVLVGMGDALTFVSVLRIVSAWFPPGRVPVMTQLTGLVGQSGQILSAVPFVLVLHSYGWSAAFGSAAATGVLVCVLAAAALRDTPSARAQPVQDRSMRHLGADLVKAWRHPGTRLGLWTHFTTQFSGTVFALMWGFPFLVSGEGLSETAAGALLTLTVLAGVVAGPVIGVMVQRHPLRRSWLVLGIVVANAAAWTAVLLLSGRAPGWLLVLLVLSMALSGPGSMIGFDFARTFNPPNRLGTATGIVNVGGFLASLLTILAIGLVLDARSGGSTSYDLGDFRVAMCVQYVMWAIGLIGILRSRRLARRRMAESGVVVPPIRDVIAARRRRRRDQP